The Sphingobacterium bambusae genome includes a window with the following:
- a CDS encoding SusC/RagA family TonB-linked outer membrane protein, whose translation MKNLRTLLAYMMLWIVPSLTYAQGKISGQVTNKDKEPIIGASVLVEGMSHLITNTDDKGSFELKAAKGYLIVTYVGFKTQRVAIGDQTQFNIVLEAGDQTLEDVVVVGYGTQSKRNITGAVSNIKSEDIVRSSSSTTAGALAGKVQGISVRAKDARPGRGAAIEIRNMGSPLYVIDGVAYGGEEGMDWVGTQRGSGADIFNALNLEDIESISILKDAAAAVYGFRASKGVVLVTTKKGNKGESAKVNINGYQGWQNLTRFPTMANAAQYTRGLVETAQNEGRDPSLVYTPEELAKWQAGTEPGYQGYDYYDMVIRKNIPQKYINANITGGGQKSNYFLSVGHMDQEAMIKDFNYKRTNIQANMEAEVVKGLTVGSQISARHEGTQDVGLPGGDGYFSSILAIMKNRPTVGPYANDNPEYPYNTHDFAYNPAIFDRDIVGYKDNTYLAGNINLFATYKTDFGLSAKGTVSYNYTNNKFDGFQYTYDVYRYEDEQYKATNGSRAGWRYSTTREMASRFAQFQVDYNKQIGDHTLSAMAGYERSDWDRTYRALGTNPSNNYIPLMRVLGEINSVDDDWDYEARAGFIGRLNYNYKGKYLLEVLGRYDGSFKYYEDRRWGLFPGASLGWRVSDEPFFAPIKAVVSDLKIRASIGQTGMEEGTEMHGYLDGYTFGVGGAMIDGAYVSGIQVRGLPIRNLSWVKNTNYNVGVDLAMFDNKLAVTADAFKIIRTGFPGKRYDVLLPSEIGYQLPNENLGKNGYYGAEGIVTYSDKIGELGYVVSANVTFSRFRALESYKPRFSSAWDEYRWSNEDRWGGVWWGYQVVGQFQSMEEIQNHPINNDGQNNKNQLPGDLIYKDVNGDGVINGMDERPIGYPTGWAPMLTFGGRIGLDYKGIGLNIDFAGGSVQSWNQDYELRNAFHGGGNSPAYLLEDRWHRKDPYDPNSEWVAGYYPAVRNGNSGPNGRNSDFWLTNVRYLRVRNLELGYNLPKSIIERIKAKNLRVYVNASNLFSFDNVKGFQIDPEIEAPAAVVYPQQKVFMVGFNLTF comes from the coding sequence ATGAAAAACCTAAGAACGCTTTTAGCGTATATGATGCTCTGGATAGTTCCCAGTTTAACCTATGCGCAAGGCAAGATTTCTGGACAGGTCACCAACAAGGATAAGGAGCCCATTATCGGAGCCAGTGTTCTTGTAGAAGGCATGTCTCATTTAATAACCAATACCGATGATAAGGGATCTTTTGAGCTGAAAGCAGCTAAAGGATATCTAATCGTGACCTACGTTGGTTTTAAAACGCAACGGGTTGCAATAGGCGACCAAACCCAATTTAACATTGTTTTGGAAGCGGGTGACCAAACTTTGGAAGATGTGGTGGTCGTAGGATACGGTACGCAGTCCAAGCGTAATATTACTGGAGCGGTAAGTAACATCAAATCCGAAGATATTGTACGTTCATCTTCTTCGACAACTGCTGGAGCATTAGCCGGTAAGGTGCAAGGTATCTCGGTGCGGGCAAAAGATGCGCGCCCAGGTCGTGGTGCTGCCATCGAGATTCGCAATATGGGTAGCCCGTTGTATGTTATTGATGGGGTAGCCTATGGTGGAGAAGAAGGTATGGACTGGGTTGGGACACAACGTGGTTCTGGCGCAGATATTTTTAACGCACTTAATTTAGAAGATATCGAGAGTATCTCCATTTTGAAAGACGCCGCTGCTGCGGTATATGGTTTTCGGGCTTCAAAAGGGGTTGTCTTAGTGACCACCAAAAAGGGGAATAAAGGCGAGTCTGCAAAGGTCAATATCAACGGTTACCAAGGCTGGCAAAATTTAACGCGCTTTCCAACAATGGCCAATGCGGCTCAATATACCCGTGGTTTAGTAGAAACCGCACAAAATGAAGGTCGTGACCCTAGTTTGGTGTATACACCAGAGGAATTGGCGAAATGGCAAGCAGGTACCGAACCTGGTTACCAAGGTTACGATTATTACGATATGGTGATTCGCAAGAATATTCCGCAGAAGTACATCAATGCCAACATTACTGGCGGTGGACAGAAATCTAATTACTTCCTCTCTGTAGGGCATATGGATCAAGAAGCCATGATCAAGGATTTTAACTACAAGCGTACAAATATACAGGCGAATATGGAAGCCGAAGTAGTGAAAGGCTTGACGGTAGGTTCGCAAATTTCTGCCCGTCATGAAGGTACGCAAGATGTCGGTTTGCCAGGCGGAGACGGTTATTTCTCCTCGATCTTGGCCATTATGAAAAATAGACCGACCGTTGGTCCTTATGCTAATGACAATCCTGAATACCCGTACAATACACATGATTTTGCCTACAACCCGGCTATTTTTGATCGTGATATTGTGGGTTATAAAGACAATACCTATTTAGCGGGCAATATCAACTTGTTCGCCACCTACAAAACGGATTTTGGTTTATCTGCAAAAGGAACGGTTTCCTACAATTATACCAATAATAAGTTCGACGGCTTTCAATATACGTATGACGTCTATCGTTACGAAGACGAACAGTATAAAGCTACCAACGGAAGCCGTGCAGGTTGGCGCTATAGTACGACTCGCGAGATGGCTTCACGCTTTGCACAATTTCAAGTCGATTACAACAAACAAATTGGCGATCACACGCTCTCTGCAATGGCCGGCTACGAACGTTCCGACTGGGATAGAACATATAGAGCTCTTGGTACTAATCCATCCAACAACTATATACCATTGATGAGAGTTTTAGGAGAAATAAATTCTGTCGATGATGACTGGGACTATGAAGCGCGTGCTGGTTTTATAGGTCGTTTGAACTATAATTACAAAGGAAAATACCTGTTGGAAGTTTTGGGGAGATACGATGGCTCTTTTAAATATTACGAGGATCGTCGATGGGGGCTTTTCCCGGGCGCTTCTCTAGGCTGGCGTGTCTCTGATGAACCGTTTTTTGCGCCAATTAAAGCCGTAGTAAGCGATCTTAAAATCCGTGCTTCTATTGGGCAAACTGGTATGGAAGAAGGAACCGAAATGCACGGCTATTTAGATGGTTACACATTTGGTGTGGGGGGCGCCATGATCGACGGAGCGTACGTGTCTGGTATACAGGTTCGCGGACTGCCGATACGTAATCTTTCTTGGGTCAAGAATACCAACTATAACGTCGGGGTGGATTTAGCCATGTTCGATAATAAATTGGCTGTTACAGCGGACGCTTTTAAAATTATTCGAACAGGCTTTCCAGGGAAGCGATACGACGTTTTATTGCCTTCTGAAATAGGTTACCAACTGCCAAATGAAAATCTTGGCAAAAATGGATATTATGGAGCCGAGGGAATAGTTACCTACAGCGATAAAATCGGCGAATTGGGTTATGTGGTCAGTGCGAATGTTACTTTCTCCCGTTTCCGTGCGCTAGAATCTTATAAGCCCCGTTTTAGCAGTGCTTGGGATGAGTACCGTTGGTCCAACGAAGATCGTTGGGGCGGTGTATGGTGGGGATACCAAGTCGTTGGACAGTTTCAGTCAATGGAAGAAATTCAAAATCACCCCATCAACAACGACGGGCAGAATAACAAAAACCAATTGCCAGGTGACTTGATCTATAAAGACGTGAATGGCGATGGCGTGATTAACGGCATGGACGAGCGTCCTATAGGCTACCCCACAGGTTGGGCGCCTATGTTGACATTTGGAGGGCGTATAGGTTTGGATTATAAAGGAATTGGGCTAAATATTGATTTCGCGGGTGGTTCTGTACAATCTTGGAATCAAGATTATGAATTACGTAACGCTTTCCATGGTGGCGGAAACTCGCCAGCTTATCTATTAGAAGATAGATGGCATCGTAAAGATCCGTATGATCCAAACAGTGAATGGGTGGCGGGCTATTATCCGGCAGTGCGTAATGGTAATTCTGGGCCGAATGGTCGCAACAGCGATTTTTGGTTGACTAACGTGCGTTACCTGCGCGTTCGCAATCTGGAATTGGGCTACAACCTTCCCAAGTCTATTATCGAGCGCATTAAAGCAAAGAACCTACGTGTTTATGTTAATGCCTCCAATCTCTTCTCTTTTGATAATGTGAAAGGTTTTCAGATTGATCCGGAGATAGAGGCCCCAGCAGCCGTGGTTTACCCACAGCAAAAAGTGTTTATGGTTGGATTTAATTTGACTTTTTAA
- a CDS encoding RagB/SusD family nutrient uptake outer membrane protein gives MEEPLWNDPKLTNGLLANLYDRLPTMHGVFNTGGMTELDDAMWSGHRDQNWRNDFQFADDYGRYWDYGLIREINIALESIQTKSTLLTEDQKKQFLAELRFIRAFVYFEMVKRMGGVPIVTTQLIYDFSGDPTPLQVPRAKEHEVYDFIFQELEAVKDDLAVNNASKTRANKYVALALESRAMLYAASIAKYNNLMAAPITTPGGEVGIPASMANDYYTKSLAASREIIAGPYQLFNENADKGANFYDMLNKKTGSEVIFAKDFATGLKVHRFAYDNIVKTFTEDNESSSTISPSLNFVESFDYLDGTKGTLRTRDAGGNYIAYSTPDALFANKDGRLFGTVIYPGTSFRGRSVSIQAGVATWTNNSYHFTTAQQLGQAHPSGGLWTGFDGPQLDAQDVSNTGFYIRKFVSDAPAASTRGTSAANWWPWFRVGEIYLNAAEAAFELGQADARNYVNAVRERAGFPANSITTLTNDIIRNERRVELAFEDHRFFDLKRWRIAHLVWNGSETEGSSVVNGLFAYRVIRPGHADDGKYIYQTVRPTRFRRARFFRMANYYASIEQAVLNNNPKIVRNPFH, from the coding sequence ATGGAGGAGCCGCTATGGAACGATCCAAAGCTGACGAATGGGTTGTTGGCCAATCTATATGATCGATTGCCTACAATGCATGGGGTTTTTAATACGGGTGGGATGACGGAACTGGATGATGCCATGTGGTCGGGACACCGTGATCAAAACTGGCGAAACGATTTTCAATTTGCGGATGATTATGGGCGCTATTGGGATTATGGCTTGATCAGAGAAATTAATATTGCTTTGGAAAGCATCCAAACGAAAAGCACGTTGCTAACCGAAGACCAAAAAAAACAATTTTTGGCAGAATTACGTTTCATCCGCGCTTTTGTATACTTTGAAATGGTGAAACGTATGGGGGGAGTACCTATCGTCACTACGCAATTGATCTACGACTTCAGTGGTGATCCAACTCCATTGCAAGTTCCACGTGCAAAGGAACACGAAGTTTATGACTTTATTTTTCAGGAACTAGAGGCCGTTAAGGATGATTTAGCGGTAAACAATGCGAGTAAAACTAGAGCAAACAAATATGTGGCCTTGGCTTTGGAAAGCCGCGCTATGCTCTACGCTGCATCGATTGCAAAGTACAACAACTTGATGGCAGCGCCCATCACTACGCCAGGAGGCGAAGTAGGTATACCAGCATCGATGGCTAATGATTATTACACTAAATCACTGGCAGCTTCGCGTGAGATTATCGCGGGGCCTTATCAGCTATTCAATGAAAATGCTGATAAAGGAGCGAACTTTTACGATATGTTAAATAAGAAAACAGGTAGTGAAGTGATTTTTGCCAAAGACTTCGCTACTGGTCTTAAAGTTCATCGTTTTGCTTATGATAATATTGTGAAGACCTTTACAGAAGACAATGAATCCTCTTCTACAATTTCCCCCTCTTTAAATTTTGTAGAAAGTTTCGATTATTTGGATGGTACAAAAGGTACATTGCGCACACGCGATGCTGGCGGAAACTACATTGCCTATAGTACCCCCGATGCATTGTTTGCAAATAAAGATGGTCGTCTTTTCGGAACTGTTATCTACCCAGGAACTTCCTTCCGTGGCCGTTCCGTGAGTATTCAAGCTGGTGTAGCTACTTGGACGAACAATAGCTATCATTTTACGACTGCACAACAACTCGGACAAGCGCATCCTTCTGGTGGTCTTTGGACAGGTTTTGATGGTCCTCAGCTGGATGCTCAAGATGTGAGTAATACGGGTTTCTACATCCGGAAATTTGTGAGTGATGCGCCAGCAGCGAGTACACGCGGTACCTCAGCAGCAAACTGGTGGCCTTGGTTCCGTGTAGGAGAGATTTACTTAAATGCCGCAGAGGCAGCCTTCGAACTAGGACAGGCAGATGCACGTAACTATGTGAATGCTGTGCGTGAGCGTGCCGGTTTCCCTGCCAATAGTATTACCACATTGACCAATGATATCATTCGTAACGAACGTCGCGTGGAACTTGCCTTTGAGGATCATCGCTTTTTTGATTTGAAACGTTGGCGAATCGCCCATTTGGTTTGGAATGGAAGTGAAACGGAAGGAAGTTCGGTAGTCAATGGACTTTTTGCCTACCGCGTTATTCGTCCCGGACATGCTGACGATGGCAAGTATATCTACCAAACGGTACGCCCTACAAGGTTCCGTCGTGCACGTTTTTTCCGTATGGCAAATTATTACGCATCTATAGAACAGGCTGTCCTAAATAACAACCCGAAAATTGTTAGAAACCCATTCCATTAA